The Clostridium felsineum DSM 794 region TAAAGCTTTAGGAATTGATGTAGTGACTACTATGGGCCATGAAGGCTTCAGCGAGATATCAAATACTATAGATAAGATTTCTAATATAGATGATTTTGATATTGCTTTAGTTTCAGCAGGTGTTCCAGCTACAATAATGTGTCCTGATATTGCTGAAAAAACCGGCAAGATTGCCATTGATTTTGGGCACGCTTTAGATATTTTAATAGATGGTGATAATTTTGATCATGAAAAAAAAGTAGCTACTTTTTACAACAAAATAAATTCAGAAAAGATTAAAAATATAAAGAAAAGAAATAGTGAACTTACAATTTTTATGCCCTCATTTAATCCAGGCAAATTTTTAAGAACAGCTCTAAAAAGTATCTTTTGGCAGACCCATCAAAACTGGCGACTAATTTTAGTAGATGACTGCTCTACAGATAACAGCTTAGAAACAGTTAAAGATTTACTTGAAGATCCTAGAATTACATTGATCAAAAATCCTAATAATATGGGCCAATCTAAAGCTCAAAATGCAGCACTAGAACTAATAACAACACCCTACTGTGTTCAATTAGATAGTGATGATTGGCTTTTCCCAGATACTTTAGAAAAATTATTAAATACTTTTAGCACTCAGCCAGAAGACGTTGCAGTTGTTAGTGGTAATTTTATAATCGTAAATACAAATTCTGAAGATTTAAAACGGGCTTATGATGAAAAAAAAGAGTTTAGTATTCGTAAACGTAAAGGACGATTTTTTAAAGATAAGTATGATTTTTTGGCCTCCAATACTACTTTATGTCCTCGCTGCTATCGTACAAACGCTTTAAAAAAAGTTGGTGGCTGGCCCACAGATGTTCCATATGAAGGTCGTCACATGGAAGACAGATTAATACTTTTGCGTTTAGCAGAATATTATAATTTCTATTGGATTGATGAGACCCTTTATGTCCATAGAAGACATAACTCTAACAGTACTAACAATCTAGAAGCTTATAATTATATAATTGAATGGGAAGATAGATACGTACTAAAACGTTGGGGTGATAAATACGAGCCTATATTTAAAATAGATGAGGGTGGTTGGAAATATATAGAAAGTATTATTCCAAAATAAAAAATACAAGTAAGAGGTGTAAAATGAATTTGCATTTAGATGAATTATATTATCAAAAAAAACTTCAAACTTTGACTATTAGAAAAACTTTTTCATCTCACTTTAAGCCAGGAATAACTATAATAACTCCTACCAATAAACCTGATTTCATGAAGAATATAAGAAAAAATTTCACAAGATGCAGCTATCCTAAAGTAGAATTTATAATTATTTTAAACTCTGATTTATTAAATATAGAAATGTATAAGCGCTATTTTTCTGGCATACCAAATATAAAAATATATAAATTAGGTAAAAATACTTCTCTTGGAGAAAGCCTTAATTTTGGAATAGAACATTCAAATTATAATTATGTTGCCAAATTAGATGATGACGATTATTACGGAAAAAACTATATTGAAGACGCTATGAATATTTTTAATTATACAAATGCTGATATAGTAGGAAAGTCTTCACACTTTATATATTTTGAAAAAAACAAATTTTTAAATCTTTGGCATTCTGATCATGACAATCAATATGCTAAAGCCATAGCTGGTGCAACCTTTGTAATGAAAAAATATATATTTAAAAAGGTTAAATTTCATAATTTAAATAATGGTGAAGATTTAGATCTTCTACGTAAGTGCAATTCCTTAGGCTTTAGAATCTATTCTGGTGATATATTTAACTATGTATACAATAGACATATAGATATTCAAAATCACAGCTGGAAAATTAATAACTCTGATTTAATATCTAAAAGTAAATATATTACTACTACCGGTAGTTACCATTCCTTAGTATCCATATAAAATTCTAGAGAAATAGGAGTTATGATATTTATAAAAAAGCTTCATTTCAAAGATAATCTTTGAAATGAAGCTTTTTATAAATCATACTGATTATAAATTTGACATATAAAATATCAAGGTATATCCTTAATTATAGTTTTTTCTTTTATACTATATAAATTCAAAAATTCTTAGGAAAGTAAGCTTTTCCTATTTTAATATAAACTATTTTCTAAGGAGTTCTATAATGAAATTGTTTTTACAGATGCTAAACTTGCAGTTTGCTATGTTTGTTTTAATTTTAATTGGCATTATTGCAAAGAAAATTAAAATTGTAAGTGCTTCAGCACAAAAAAGTCTATCGGATTTATTAATTTATTTTATACTTCCCTGCAATATTATTGAATCCTTTCAGGGAAAACTCACACATAATTTAATGGCTAATTCTCTTATTTCCCTTGTAATTTCACTGATTATCCAGGTTCTCTCTATTGTTTTAGGACGAGTACTATTTTTTCGCTTTTCAGATAAAATGAAGCCTGTGATGAAATATGGACTTATATGTTCTAACTCCAGCTTTATTGGACTTCCTGTTATAAATAATGTTTATAATTCCATTGGAGTACTCTACGCTTCCATTTTTCAAATACCTATACGTATTACTATGTGGACTTCTGGTTTAGCCGAGTTTACTGGCAGAAAGGTTGATGAAAATGGCACGGTTCAGCCTATTTTCACAAAGAAAACAATTAAAAATTTGATGCTTCACCCATGTATTGTAGCTGTATTTTTGGGACTTGCTATTATGGTTTTTAATATTCCCTTACCAAAATTTATTAACAAAAGTATTGCTTTTATGAGCCAGTGTACAATTCCAATCTCTATGATTGTGATTGGATGTATTTTAGCAGAGTGTAAAATAAACCAGCTTTTTGATAAAGCAACCTTTTATTTTACTTTTATTCGTCTGCTAGCCTTTCCTTTGCTTATTTTTTTTGTATTAAAGCTTTTAAAAATAGATCCTCTTATTACCGGTGTGGCTACACTTCTAACTGGAATGCCTGCTGGAACTACCACTGCCATACTTGCTGATAAATATGGTTGTGATGCTGTTTTTGCATCTACCATTATTTTTACCTCAACTTTATTTTCAATTATTACTATACCTATTTTATGTGCACTATTTTAAGTGCTCTAGATTAAAGACATAATAATGGGTATAGTAACTACAGAAAGAATAGTAGTTAAAAAAGCACATTTTGAAGCAGAAGTTTTGTCACCATTGTACCTCTCTGCAAACACCCCTATTAAACTAGCTGTTGGCATTGCTACCATAACCACACATATATACAAAAGAGTTTTATCACAACCTAATAACTTTAATATAAAATAAACTAAAATTGGTGCAACTATAAGCTTTATAAGATTCAAATAATAAACATCTAGTCCTTTAAATACTTCTTTTAATTTAACATCTGCAAGCATAGACCCCACTATAAACATAGAAATTGGAGTTGTCATATTACCTATACTGCCCAAGGTTTTAAGTAATGGTATTGGAAGTTTAATTGAAAAAAGAAATATTATAACACCTATAAGAGTGCAGATAAGTGGTGGATTTAATAGGCTTTTTTTTATGCTTTTTAAATTACTTTCTCCTGTAAAAAGCATAATTCCATAAGTAAACATAAAAATATTAAAGGGAATTGTAAAAACTGCTGTATAGAACACTCCAATATTTCCAAATATACCTTGAACTATGGGAAAACCTACAAATCCACAATTTGAAAATATAGTTGCAAATTTAAATACATTTTTCTTTGACTTGCCAAACTTAAAATATAGAGGCTCACTTAAAATTATAAGAAAGATATGTATTCCTACAGAATAAAAAAATATCATAATAGCCTTCTTTAACATGTCCATTGAAAAATCAAAATTAAAGGAATAAATTATCATACATGGCAGAGTAAGACTCATTAGAATATTTGAGATTCCCTTATTCACTTCATCGGTAATTATTTTTCTTTTTCGTAAAACAACTCCTACTATCATCATCAGTGTTAATATAATTATTTGATTTATAATGTTCGTATTCAAAATACTTTCCTCCCTATATAATATTGACCTTATTATTTAATATGTTATAATACTTTCATAAATATATTATAGTATATAACGTACATTTTGTACAATATACCGCACAAAGAGAGGGGATTTTTTTGGAGGATCTAAATTTATTAGTTGCAAACAACCTAAAAAAAATTCGTAAAGAGAAAAAATTAAGCTTAGATAAGTTATCAGAATTAACGGGTATAAGTAAAAGCATGCTTGGTCAAATTGAAAGAGGCGAGTCAAATCCAACTATTACCACACTAAGCAAAATTGCATATGGCTTAAAAATTCAAATTACTACTCTTATAACCACAGCAAAAACTGACACTATACTCATGGATAAAAGTAGTATTTCCCCTCTATTGGAGGACAATGGGAAATATAGATTATATCCTTTTTTCCCTTACGAAGATGGGAGAGATTTCGAACTTTATACCTTAGAATTTGAAAAAGGAGGATCTTTAAGTACTGATGGTCATATAGAAGGTACCGAAGAATTTATAACCGTATTTCAAGGTGAAATTACTATAGAAATAGATAATGATAAAAAATATACAGTAAAAAAAGATAATTCTATTAGATTCAAGGCTGATAAACCACATACTTATTATAACTTAGGTGATGTACTTACTAAAGCAAACCTAATAGTTTACAGACACCCTTAATTTTAATATTTTACATAATTTAACACCTGTGAATTCATACTTCCACAAGTGCAAATAATTCTAATGGGTACATGCTACTATGAGCATACCAGCTACCATTCCTAATACATTGCCTATAGTTGACAGCCTTCCCTTCCAGGTATCCCTTGCACTTGGAAGGGTTTCTCTATATATTATGTATAGTATCATGCCCGCCGCAAAGGTAAGACTCATACATACCATCCCCTCAGATATTTTACTCACCACTCCTCCAAGTGCTGAACCTAGTCCCATAGGAATTGAAGTAAGCATAGCTATTATTATAGTTAAAATTGTTTTCACGTTTCCTTCTCTAAGAAAAATTCCAATTGCAAGCCCTTCAGGTATTCCATGAATTATTAAAGCCACACCTAAATGAAGACCTTTTACAGTGTTAGTTGCAAGTAAAGAACCTAAAGCAACTCCACTAGGTATATTATGTATTCCAATACCTATTGCCATCAAAATAGCTGCCTTGAGAAATCTAGTTTTATTATCCTTAGTACTTAGTTTACTATTATGAGCTAGGGTTCCGTCTAAAAATACTGACAAAGTAAGTCCAAGTAAAATTCCTATTATGGATATATAAATAGATCCTATTTCAAAAGCTTCTGGAAGTAAATCAAAACATACTATAGCAAGCATCAACCCTCCTACAAAGCCAATAATAGTACCTTTAGACCTGTTACCACTTTTCTTAATTAAAAAAGAAAAGAATATTCCCATAAATATGCCAATAGCCCCAGTAAGTAATCCTAATGCTCCTATAATTCCTTCTAAAAGAAAAAAACTTTCCATGTTAACTCCTTTTATAATCGATTTATATAATATGTATTATATAAATCTCTAAATAAGACTAAAATATTTATTGACACATTGGCTTCTTCGGGCATATAATGAACATATGAACAAGTATTCATATGTTCATATGTTTGAATAAAAATATAAAATTGAAAAATATAAATCTACGGATAAACTTATTCAAACACTAAAGGGAGGTATTTGAGTGGAAAAGATAATTAAAAACCCCAGCAAAGATCATGTAAAACCTATAAAAAAGTCTACTAAATCAAATAATGATAGTAATAATATGATAAAAAAAGAGTTTTCAATTGAAGGGCTAGATTGTGCTAATTGTGCTGCTAAAATAGAAAATAGATTAAACAAAGTTAAGGATATAGGTCATGCTAATGTGAATTTTGTCACAAAAACTTTAACTCTTGAAATAAACAATGCAAGCAGTACTCATAATGTAATATCCGAAGCTACTGCTTTGATAAAAAAAATAGAACCTGATGTTACAATATCAGAAAAAACTAGCAGCAAAAATACAAAAAAAGAATTCTCAATAGAAGGTCTTGACTGTGCTAATTGCGCTGCTAAAATAGAAAACAAATTAAATGAAACTAATGGCATAAGTTATGCTAATGTAAACTTTGTAACAAAAACCCTTACTATTGAAATTGATAAAACAAATAATGTATCAGCATTAGTAGCTAAAGTTACTGATATAATAAAAAAATTAGAGCCAGATGTTACTATTACTGAAATAAAAGAAGATATTCATGTCCATAATCATACACATGGTGAAAATACTAAAAAAGAAATAATAAGGTTTGGCATTGGTGCAGCCATTTTTGCACTAGCAGGTCTCATAAATTTTTCAGATTATATAAAATTAGCACTATATATAATAAGTTATGTCATTGTGGGTTATGAGGTAGTATTAAAATCTCTTAAAAACATTAAACGCGGTGAAGTCTTCGATGAAAATTTTCTTATGAGTATTGCAACAATAGGCGCCTTTGCTATTCATCAATATCCTGAAGCTGCAGCAGTTATGCTATTTTATCAGGTAGGTGAAATACTTCAAGGAATAGCTGTAAATCGCTCAAGGAAATCTATAACCTCACTTATGGATATAAGACCTGACTTTGCTAACTTAAAAATAAACAGTGAGCTAAAAAAAGTATCACCTGAAAAAGTATCTATAGGAGATATTATTGTAGTAAAGCCTGGTGAAAAAGTTCCCCTAGATGGAAAGGTAATCGAAGGAACTTCAATGATAGATACTTCCGCTTTAACAGGAGAAGCAGTACCAAGAAAAATAGAAGAAGGTTCTAGCATTTTAAGCGGAGTTATTAATAAAAATGGGCTACTTACCATAGAAGTAGAAAAAAGCTTTGGACAATCAACTATTTCAAAGATTCTCAATTTAGTTCAAAATGCAAGCAATAAAAAAGCTCCTACAGAAAACTTCATAACAAAATTTGCTAAATACTATACTCCTGTTGTTGTTTTTGGTGCTCTCGCTTTATCTGTTATACCACCTCTTGTTACAGGAGATAGCTTCTCAATATGGATTTATAGAGCACTATCCTTCTTGGTAGTCTCTTGTCCTTGTGCATTAGTAGTATCTATTCCTCTCGGCTTCTTTGGCGGAATAGGTGGAGCTTCAAAAAAAGGAATACTTGTTAAGGGCGGTAATTATCTTGAAGCCTTGAATAATGTTGATATAGTAGTATTTGATAAAACAGGTACCCTAACACGTGGAGTATTTAAGGTTACTGAAATTAAGCCAGAAAATAATATTAAAAATGATGAACTTTTAACCTATGCAGCTTTTGCAGAAAGTTATTCTAATCATCCAATAGCTACTTCTATATTAAATGCGTACGGAAAAGAAGTATCTAAGAATATGGTTTCAGATTATGAAGAAATATCCGGTTACGGTATTAAAGTAAGCTTAAATGGCAAAAAAGTTTTAGTAGGTAACTCAAAGCTCATGACAAAAGAAAATGTAGCCTACAATAATGTAGATACTATTGGCAGTGTAGTTCATGTGGCTGTGGAAAATAAATATGCTGGATATATAGTTATCTCTGATGAGATTAAAGAAGATTCAAAGGATGCAATAAAAAAATTAAAAAGTCTTGGAATTAAGAAAACAGTAATGCTAACAGGTGACAATAAGGCTGTTGGAAATAAAGTGTCACAAATGTTAGATTTGGACGAAGTTCACGCTGAATTACTTCCAGATCAAAAGGTTTATGAAATAGAACGTCTATTCAAGGAAAAATCAAAAAAAGGCAAATTAGTCTTTGTGGGTGATGGAATAAATGATGCTCCTGTTTTAGCCCGTGCAGACATTGGTATAGCCATGGGCGGTGTAGGCTCTGATGCTGCAATTGAAGCTGCTGATGTAGTTATAATGACTGATGAACCTTCAAAAATTGCTTCTGCTATAAAAATAGCTAAGAGAACAAGAAGCATTGTTATGCAAAATATAATCTTTGCACTAGCTATAAAAGCTGTATTATTAGTTCTTGTAGCTATCGGTGTAGGAACTATGTGGGAAGCAGTATTTGGTGATGTTGGAGTAACCCTAATTGCTGTGTTAAACTCCATGCGGGCTATGAAAAGTGAATAAAATAAGTTAAAGATAGAACTCTATTTTAAAAATGGAGTTCTATTTTATTTATCATAAATAGCCTTACGTCAAATCTTAAGATATTTTAAGATTTGACGTAAGATTATTTTAAGATATATGCATTAAAATATTATTAATGAAATTATTTAATGCAAAAGGTGGTACAAGATGTTCTCTAAAAAATTTAAATTTATATCTGTAATTATATCAATAATTGTTTTGCTTTCTTTATACAATAAGATTTGTTCCCATGAAAACACCTCTTATAATAATATTTATTTAACTTCAAATGTACATGCTACAAAGATAATTGCACATAGAGCAAACTATTTTAATGAACCTGAAAATTCTATATTAGGCATAAAGGACTGTATTAATTACAAGGTTGACTATGCTGAAATTGATGTTCAAGAAACTAAGGATGGCGTAGTTGTATTAATGCATGATAAGAATTTAAGAAGACTTACTGGTTTAAATAAAAATGTAGATGAATTAACCTATAAAAAACTTAAAAGCTTAAACTTGCGTCGTCATTTTTTCAGATCTACAACAGAAAAAATTCCAACCTTGCAACAGGCTATAAATCAATCCAGGGGAAAATTAAATTTAATAATAGAGATTAAACCCTATGGTAATACTGACGACTTGCTTAAAAAAGTAGTTATAATCATGGAAAAAAATCATATAACCAAGGGCTCTATGATTCATTCTTGCGATTATAGTATTTTAGAAAAGGTAAGAAAATTAGATCCTAATATATCAACAGGTTACATATTAAGTTCTCCTTTTACAAATATATCTTATATGAACGTGAATTTTTTTAGCGTAAGAAAAAACTTACTCAGTCCTAGATTAGTGAAAATTCTTCATAAATCTAAAAAACAAATTTTTGTTTGGACTTTAGATAATAAAAAAGCTATGATAAAAGCTTCTAGTCTCCATGTAGATGGTATTATAACTGATACTCCTGATTTACTAAAAGATACTCTCAAAAAACCAGATAAGGAATTTATATAACAATATTTTAAAAGCTATTTATAGTATATTTTTTAAATTTCACAATAATATGTTCTTAATTTATCGGGGAGTGAAGTTAATGTTACACATATTTTTTAAAGGACTCATTACAGGCTTAATAATTGGAATGCCGCTGGGTCCAATTGGTGCTATATGTTTAAAACTAGCACTTACAAGAGGGGTTTCCTTTGGTTTCGCCGCAGGCTTAGGCTCCTGCCTTGTAGATTCAGTTTACGTATTAGTAGGCAGTACAGGCATTACTTTTGTCTACAAATTTTTCAATCTACATAGGCACTCCTTTAAGCTATTTGGCGGCATACTGCTATTAATGTTTGGAGTCAAATTCATTTTATCCAAAAAGGAAGCTAGCACAAAAATTTCAAATGGTAAAACCCTTTTAAAATCATTTCTATCTACCTTTATAATTGCATTAGCAAACCCAACAGCAATATTTTCAACTATTTTTATATTTACTAGCTTCGGCACTAAACACCTTAATACTATATTTTCAAAACTCACTTTAATCTTAGGAGTTTTTTGTGGCAGCCTTTTATGGATTATTATGATAATTATGTCCACTAAAAAATTCAACAAAAGTATGACTTCTCATAAGATTTCTATTATAAACAAAGCTGTAGGCATACTAATTATGGGCTTTGGTATAGTCTTTGTTATTAGCAGCTTCAAGTTATAGGTAAACTAATCTTAACTAAAAAAATATTCTCCACACTTTTACTTATAACCTTTCCATTATGCTGCTTAATAATCTTCTTGCAGGTTTTTAGTCCTATACCTGTGCTATTTACACCTTTTAAATTGCTATTTATTTTGTTTTCAATACAAATAAATAGTTTGCTAGCCTCTATATAATATAGAACTTTAATAGACTCTGATTTATCTGCGTATTTTGATATATTAGAAAAAATATTATCAAAAACTCTACGTATAGAAATTAAATTCACTCTTAACTTGAAAGGTTCATTGCAAGCCTTAAATTTAAAATTAAAGCCAGCATCTTCTAGTATAAAAATCTGTTCACTTAGAAGCTGATCTAAAAGTTCATTTCCATTAAAGCTTTCCAGCTCTATATTATCATCAGCAGTATTAAAAACTATAAAGTATTCAAATAACTTATCAGAAAGACACTTAATTTGGTATGCTTTTTCTCTACTATTGTGAATATACTGCTTTAGATTTTCCTCAGTCTTATATTTTTTATATTCTATAATATCCAAATATCCCACTAAAGCTGTAAGCGGAGTTCTCAAATCATGTGACATTGCCGTTATTAACTCTGTGTTAGCTAACCTTGCCTTTTCTTCACTCTCTAATTTTTCAACAAAGGATTTTCTCATTTCGTTAATGCCTTGTGCTAAAGAAAAAAGCTCGTCATTTCCTTTAATGGTAATCTCATAATCTAAATTACCACCCTCTAATATTTTCAATTCCCTTTCAAGTTTTTTTATGTACCTTGTCTTTCTTCTTATGAAAAACACCATAATTACAACAAAACATAAGAATGAAACAGTAACATTAATTAAACTAGTAATTGAATAATATTTATACTGAAAAAAACATTCTAAATAAACTTTCCCCACTTCATCACTAAATTTAATATTATAAAGTTCCTTGTCTAAAACAACCACTGGACTTTGTGAAGGAGTGTACTCATCTACATCGTCCATGTTATGGTCATAAATTAATTTATTGTCTTTATATATATATAAATTTACGTATTTCTTTTTATTAGCCCATTGACTTATCTTTTTTGTATCACCTATCTTAATGTGATTTTCTGATATATATTCTTTAAAATCGGTTAAGGTTTTCTTTTTTTGATTCTCTACAAAATAATTTTTATCAAAATAATTATCAAGTATATTATCACCTATATTCTCTAGCAAAACGAATATACTTAAAGCTACTACAAGTGAAAATATTATACTAATAATCAACTTTATCTCCAACCTGCTACATAAATGTTTTCTATTCAATCCTATACCCCTTTCCCCAAACTGTTTTTATATATTTAGGCTCTTGAGGATTTTTTTCTAGCTTACGTCTTAAATTTCTTATGTGCACCATAATGGTATTATTACAAGAATAAAAATAAGGTTCTTCCCATACACTTTCATATAAATTCTGTGCCGAAAATACCTTTTTAGGGTTATGTGCCATCAAAAGCAATATTTTATATTCAGTTTCTGTAAGTACAATTTCTTTATCATCCACTAATACCTCATTGGAAGTTGTTTTTATTATTAATCCATCTATATTAATATCCTCACTAAAGGAAACTGTCTCTTTTCCTTTATATACGTAGTACCTTCTTAAAAGTGCTTTAACTCTTGATACAAGTTCTGTATAAGAAAATGGTTTTGATAAATAATCATCACAGCCAGAAGAAAAGCCTATGTATTTATCTGAATCCTGTGTTTTAGCCGTTAAGAGTAAAATAGGTGCTTTTGTTTTTTCTCGAATTTCCACACATGCCTTAAAACCGGATTTTATAGGCATCATTACATCAAGTATAATCAAATCTATAGTATCATCCACTTTAATTACAGCATCTTCACCGTCCACTGCTTCTATTACGTTATAACCTTCACTGTTTAATAGCACACATACTATTTCTCTTATCTCTTTATTATCATCAGCTATCAAAATATTCTGCATATATCCTTCCTCCATTTCACTATTAGTATATAATGCAATATAACCAAAATCTATATGCTTTCAGCTTACTTAAGATTTATTAAGATTTACAATAGAAAAATCTTAAGATGTAACCAATACAATATTAACTATCATAAAGAACTAATTAGAGGAGTGCTTACATGTTAAAAGTCTACATACCCAACTTGCTTACCTTTATTAATTTATCCTTAGGGATTATCTCAATAGTTGAAACCTTCCATAAAAATTATTTTGTGGCTGCTGCATTAGTAATTATAGCAGCTATAATAGATAGATACGATGGTAAAGTTGCTAGATTGTTAAATGCCTCTAGTGAACTTGGAAAAGAATTGGATTCGCTATCAGATTTAATTTCCT contains the following coding sequences:
- a CDS encoding glycosyltransferase family 2 protein; translated protein: MNEYYDNYLQLDEILKQIKSSIEKKSPYSLVRFGHGEMHVVAHKIFPKHRNSIYFGYYYKYAGITDLSDDISLKLLNALKKATLVGSEGHISYNKELFDKVIAYYNLHLPSVCSAWIAQEMIKSKKFFDLLKPLKIIIIGRRAREGAEKFKALGIDVVTTMGHEGFSEISNTIDKISNIDDFDIALVSAGVPATIMCPDIAEKTGKIAIDFGHALDILIDGDNFDHEKKVATFYNKINSEKIKNIKKRNSELTIFMPSFNPGKFLRTALKSIFWQTHQNWRLILVDDCSTDNSLETVKDLLEDPRITLIKNPNNMGQSKAQNAALELITTPYCVQLDSDDWLFPDTLEKLLNTFSTQPEDVAVVSGNFIIVNTNSEDLKRAYDEKKEFSIRKRKGRFFKDKYDFLASNTTLCPRCYRTNALKKVGGWPTDVPYEGRHMEDRLILLRLAEYYNFYWIDETLYVHRRHNSNSTNNLEAYNYIIEWEDRYVLKRWGDKYEPIFKIDEGGWKYIESIIPK
- a CDS encoding glycosyltransferase, with the translated sequence MNLHLDELYYQKKLQTLTIRKTFSSHFKPGITIITPTNKPDFMKNIRKNFTRCSYPKVEFIIILNSDLLNIEMYKRYFSGIPNIKIYKLGKNTSLGESLNFGIEHSNYNYVAKLDDDDYYGKNYIEDAMNIFNYTNADIVGKSSHFIYFEKNKFLNLWHSDHDNQYAKAIAGATFVMKKYIFKKVKFHNLNNGEDLDLLRKCNSLGFRIYSGDIFNYVYNRHIDIQNHSWKINNSDLISKSKYITTTGSYHSLVSI
- a CDS encoding AEC family transporter, coding for MKLFLQMLNLQFAMFVLILIGIIAKKIKIVSASAQKSLSDLLIYFILPCNIIESFQGKLTHNLMANSLISLVISLIIQVLSIVLGRVLFFRFSDKMKPVMKYGLICSNSSFIGLPVINNVYNSIGVLYASIFQIPIRITMWTSGLAEFTGRKVDENGTVQPIFTKKTIKNLMLHPCIVAVFLGLAIMVFNIPLPKFINKSIAFMSQCTIPISMIVIGCILAECKINQLFDKATFYFTFIRLLAFPLLIFFVLKLLKIDPLITGVATLLTGMPAGTTTAILADKYGCDAVFASTIIFTSTLFSIITIPILCALF
- a CDS encoding AEC family transporter; this encodes MNTNIINQIIILTLMMIVGVVLRKRKIITDEVNKGISNILMSLTLPCMIIYSFNFDFSMDMLKKAIMIFFYSVGIHIFLIILSEPLYFKFGKSKKNVFKFATIFSNCGFVGFPIVQGIFGNIGVFYTAVFTIPFNIFMFTYGIMLFTGESNLKSIKKSLLNPPLICTLIGVIIFLFSIKLPIPLLKTLGSIGNMTTPISMFIVGSMLADVKLKEVFKGLDVYYLNLIKLIVAPILVYFILKLLGCDKTLLYICVVMVAMPTASLIGVFAERYNGDKTSASKCAFLTTILSVVTIPIIMSLI
- a CDS encoding helix-turn-helix domain-containing protein; translation: MEDLNLLVANNLKKIRKEKKLSLDKLSELTGISKSMLGQIERGESNPTITTLSKIAYGLKIQITTLITTAKTDTILMDKSSISPLLEDNGKYRLYPFFPYEDGRDFELYTLEFEKGGSLSTDGHIEGTEEFITVFQGEITIEIDNDKKYTVKKDNSIRFKADKPHTYYNLGDVLTKANLIVYRHP
- a CDS encoding ZIP family metal transporter; the encoded protein is MESFFLLEGIIGALGLLTGAIGIFMGIFFSFLIKKSGNRSKGTIIGFVGGLMLAIVCFDLLPEAFEIGSIYISIIGILLGLTLSVFLDGTLAHNSKLSTKDNKTRFLKAAILMAIGIGIHNIPSGVALGSLLATNTVKGLHLGVALIIHGIPEGLAIGIFLREGNVKTILTIIIAMLTSIPMGLGSALGGVVSKISEGMVCMSLTFAAGMILYIIYRETLPSARDTWKGRLSTIGNVLGMVAGMLIVACTH
- a CDS encoding heavy metal translocating P-type ATPase, whose translation is MIKKEFSIEGLDCANCAAKIENRLNKVKDIGHANVNFVTKTLTLEINNASSTHNVISEATALIKKIEPDVTISEKTSSKNTKKEFSIEGLDCANCAAKIENKLNETNGISYANVNFVTKTLTIEIDKTNNVSALVAKVTDIIKKLEPDVTITEIKEDIHVHNHTHGENTKKEIIRFGIGAAIFALAGLINFSDYIKLALYIISYVIVGYEVVLKSLKNIKRGEVFDENFLMSIATIGAFAIHQYPEAAAVMLFYQVGEILQGIAVNRSRKSITSLMDIRPDFANLKINSELKKVSPEKVSIGDIIVVKPGEKVPLDGKVIEGTSMIDTSALTGEAVPRKIEEGSSILSGVINKNGLLTIEVEKSFGQSTISKILNLVQNASNKKAPTENFITKFAKYYTPVVVFGALALSVIPPLVTGDSFSIWIYRALSFLVVSCPCALVVSIPLGFFGGIGGASKKGILVKGGNYLEALNNVDIVVFDKTGTLTRGVFKVTEIKPENNIKNDELLTYAAFAESYSNHPIATSILNAYGKEVSKNMVSDYEEISGYGIKVSLNGKKVLVGNSKLMTKENVAYNNVDTIGSVVHVAVENKYAGYIVISDEIKEDSKDAIKKLKSLGIKKTVMLTGDNKAVGNKVSQMLDLDEVHAELLPDQKVYEIERLFKEKSKKGKLVFVGDGINDAPVLARADIGIAMGGVGSDAAIEAADVVIMTDEPSKIASAIKIAKRTRSIVMQNIIFALAIKAVLLVLVAIGVGTMWEAVFGDVGVTLIAVLNSMRAMKSE
- a CDS encoding glycerophosphodiester phosphodiesterase family protein — protein: MFSKKFKFISVIISIIVLLSLYNKICSHENTSYNNIYLTSNVHATKIIAHRANYFNEPENSILGIKDCINYKVDYAEIDVQETKDGVVVLMHDKNLRRLTGLNKNVDELTYKKLKSLNLRRHFFRSTTEKIPTLQQAINQSRGKLNLIIEIKPYGNTDDLLKKVVIIMEKNHITKGSMIHSCDYSILEKVRKLDPNISTGYILSSPFTNISYMNVNFFSVRKNLLSPRLVKILHKSKKQIFVWTLDNKKAMIKASSLHVDGIITDTPDLLKDTLKKPDKEFI
- a CDS encoding LysE family translocator, translating into MLHIFFKGLITGLIIGMPLGPIGAICLKLALTRGVSFGFAAGLGSCLVDSVYVLVGSTGITFVYKFFNLHRHSFKLFGGILLLMFGVKFILSKKEASTKISNGKTLLKSFLSTFIIALANPTAIFSTIFIFTSFGTKHLNTIFSKLTLILGVFCGSLLWIIMIIMSTKKFNKSMTSHKISIINKAVGILIMGFGIVFVISSFKL